The DNA sequence TCTGCCAGGGGCCCGGCGAGACGCGCTTCTGGGCCGATGTCACCGCGACGCCGCGCGGTGCCGACGAACGGTTGGTCATCATCCGCGACGTCACGGCCCGTCGCGCGGCCGACACGGCCCTCGGCAAGATTCCCTCGCACGACCGCCTCCTCATGGAGCGCGTGCAGGCCGGGATCGTCATCCACAAAGCGAGTACGGAGATCCTCTACGCCAACGCCAAGGCCACCGAGCTGCTTGGCGTCACGCATCACACCGTGCTCGGCGCCGTCAACACCGATCCCCGGTGGAACTTCGTCGACGAGCACGGCCAGACCCTGCCAATCGACGAATATCCGGTGGGCCGCGCGGTGCGTACACGCGAGGTGGTGCGCCACCAACTCCTCGGCCTGCGCCGCGACAGCGACGGCAAGGAGATCTGGATCCTCTGCAACGCCTACCCGGTGACCGATGCCAGCGGCGAAGTCACGGAGGTGGTGGTCAGCTTCAACGATGTCACCAAGCTCAAGCAGGCCGAGCAGGCGCTCCAGCGCTCGGAGGAGCGGCTGCAGCTCATCCTGCGCGGCTCGTCGGATGCGCCGTGGGACAACGACTTCGAGCATGGCGAGGCCTACTACTCGCCGCGCTGGTATGAGATGCTGGGGTATGTGCCCGGCGAGTTGCAGGACGATCCCGACGCCTGGAGTCACGTCATCCATCCGGAAGACCGCCCGCGCGTACTCGCCGAGCTGCAGCGCTACTTGGATGATCCCACAGTCGATGCGTATGAGATCGAGTTCCGCTTCGTCCACAAGACGGGGCGTGCCGTCTACGCCCTGTCGCGCGCCGTGATCCTGCGCGACGCCGAGGGCCGCGCCCGACGCGTGGCCGGAACCAACAGCGACATCACGGAACGCCGTGCGCTGGAGCTGCGGTTACGGCAGTCGCAGAAGATGGAAGCCATCGGGCAACTGGCCGGCGGCGTGGCACACGACTTCAATAACCTCCTCGCGGTCATCAACGGGAACCTCGAGCTGCTGCGCCAGGGCGTGGGCGGTCCGGAGGAAGCCGCCGAGCTGGTGCGCGACGCATTGGCCGCCGCCGACCGCGGAGCCAAGCTGACGCGCCGGCTGTTGGCGTTCTCACGGCAGGAGCGCTTGGAGCCAACCGCCGTCACGGTGGTCGATACGCTGCATGGCGTGGCGTCCATCCTGCGCCGCGTGATCAGCGCCACCATCAAGGTGGATGTGGACTGCCCGAGTGAGATGCCGCAGGTGCTGGTGGATCCCGGCCTGCTCGAAAACGCGTTGCTCAACCTCGCCATCAATGCGCGCGATGCCATGCCTGACGGAGGCCAGCTGACGCTGAGCGCGCGCGCCGTCGAGCTCCGGGCCACGTCCGACGATCCGGGCACCGACAGCGGCGGGCTCACCGGTTCCTACGTGCAGATCAACGTGCGGGACACGGGCGTGGGCATGCCCGAGGAAGTGCTCGCGCACGCGACCGAGCCGTTCTACACCACGAAGCCCGTCGGCCAGGGCACGGGACTCGGCCTCGCGATGGTGTATGGCTTCGCCCGGCAGAGCGGCGGCGAGATGTCCATTGCGTCGTCGCCGGGCGCGGGCACGACGGTGACCTTGCTGCTCCCCGTCGCGCCGAAGTCCGCGACGTCCGCCGCGGCGCCACCGCGTGACGAGCCCGCGCCGCCGCGCACGCGAGAAGAGACCGTCCTGCTGGTGGAGGACGACCACAGCGTGCGGCGCACCTGCATCCGCGCGTTGCAGCGCATGGGCTTCACCGTGCACGACGCCGAGGACGGTCCGTCGGCGCTGCGTCTGGCGAGCACGCTGCCGCGCATCGACCTCGTGCTCACCGATGTCATCATGCCCGGCGGAATGTCCGGCCCGGACCTCGTGTCGGCCATCCGCTCCGGCCGTCCGGACATTCCCGTCATCTATATGTCAGGCTACCACGCCGACATCCTGGATGCGGAGTCCACGCGCGCGGATTTCCACTTGCTGAACAAGCCGTTCACCATCGCGATGCTGCAGGCGGCGATGGATCGGGTGTTGCCGCGCCTCGCGACCTGACCACGTCGCGACTCGCGGGCGGGTCGCAGGCGTCGTATACTCTTTCGACCCGCTTCCGCTTCCTACACACCGAGAGTGACCGCCGTGACGGCCTACACCGCGTCATTGACCCTCCTGCGCCGGGCCGCCGGAATCGCGGCGTCCGCGGCGCTTGCTGCGTGTGTCCCTGAAGTCATCGTCGAGCCGCCGCAGGTCGCGAGCGTCTCCGTCTCACTCGCGACAACGACCATCATGGTCGGAGCCACCACGCAGGCGACGGCAAGCGCGATGGATACTCGCGGGCTCTCGCTCTCGTCCGAGCTGCGCACTTGGACCTCGTCGGCGCCCCTCATCGCCTCGGTGTCCGGGAGCGGACTGGTGACAGGCGTCGCGCCGGGTACGGCGACGATCCGCGGTACGGTCATGGGGCGCACGGGTTCAGTGGACGTGACGGTGCTCGCCCCCGTCGCCTCGGTGCAGGTGAGCGGGGCGGGCGGCGTGAGCACGGTACAGCGCGGGAACACGCTGCAGCTGACTGCCACGCTACGGGACGCGGGCGGGGCGATCCTGACCGGCCGCTCGGTGACGTGGACAAGTTCCAATGCGGCATTTGCGTCGGTTTCTGCCAGCGGGCTGGTGACCGGTACCGGGACGGGCAGTGCCACCATCACCGCGACTGCGGAGGGCGCCAGCGGGACATTGCAGGTGACGGTCTCCACGGACGTCGCGACGGTCACGGTCACCCCTTCGAGCCCGACGATCGCCCCCGTGGGTGCGGTGTTGACCGGCGGCACTCAGCAGCTGACGGCCACACCGCGGAGTGC is a window from the Pseudogemmatithrix spongiicola genome containing:
- a CDS encoding PAS domain-containing hybrid sensor histidine kinase/response regulator — protein: MPLAGLGLALVSTGPDGSIRSANSLFGSLTGLSRAQQANRTLQSLFADDNDPLLVKSFVAALQSGHVDAAEFLCQGPGETRFWADVTATPRGADERLVIIRDVTARRAADTALGKIPSHDRLLMERVQAGIVIHKASTEILYANAKATELLGVTHHTVLGAVNTDPRWNFVDEHGQTLPIDEYPVGRAVRTREVVRHQLLGLRRDSDGKEIWILCNAYPVTDASGEVTEVVVSFNDVTKLKQAEQALQRSEERLQLILRGSSDAPWDNDFEHGEAYYSPRWYEMLGYVPGELQDDPDAWSHVIHPEDRPRVLAELQRYLDDPTVDAYEIEFRFVHKTGRAVYALSRAVILRDAEGRARRVAGTNSDITERRALELRLRQSQKMEAIGQLAGGVAHDFNNLLAVINGNLELLRQGVGGPEEAAELVRDALAAADRGAKLTRRLLAFSRQERLEPTAVTVVDTLHGVASILRRVISATIKVDVDCPSEMPQVLVDPGLLENALLNLAINARDAMPDGGQLTLSARAVELRATSDDPGTDSGGLTGSYVQINVRDTGVGMPEEVLAHATEPFYTTKPVGQGTGLGLAMVYGFARQSGGEMSIASSPGAGTTVTLLLPVAPKSATSAAAPPRDEPAPPRTREETVLLVEDDHSVRRTCIRALQRMGFTVHDAEDGPSALRLASTLPRIDLVLTDVIMPGGMSGPDLVSAIRSGRPDIPVIYMSGYHADILDAESTRADFHLLNKPFTIAMLQAAMDRVLPRLAT